A single Venturia canescens isolate UGA chromosome 1, ASM1945775v1, whole genome shotgun sequence DNA region contains:
- the LOC122419289 gene encoding late histone H2B.L4-like — MKRGSKTSASRSRRKKKMKQPSYASYVYRILKEIDPMRGISSKALAIMDHFAKDIFDRCAVEAARTCCSAFLNPEQHKTHARRFVALFFLLRLTKLNAKRTMTANEVRTAVRLLLPDHLGSNAVLQGNNALDMYNETSNRCAQ; from the exons ATGAAGAGAGGTTCGAAAACTTCAGCTTCGAGATCACGacgtaaaaagaaaatgaagcaaCCGTCATACGCTTCGTACGTTTACCGGATTCTCAAGGAA ATAGATCCGATGAGAGGAATTTCCAGTAAAGCATTGGCCATCATGGATCATTTTGCGAAAGACATTTTCGATCGTTGTGCCGTCGAAGCTGCGAG AACGTGTTGCTCAGCATTCCTGAATCCTGAACAACACAAAACTCACGCTCGTCGCTTCGTTGCACTTTTCTTCCTACTCAGATTGACTAAGCTAAACGCGAAAAGAACGATGACAGCGAATGAAGTGAGAACAGCGGTCAGACTTTTGCTCCCCGATCATCTCGGCTCCAATGCGGTCTTACAAGGAAACAATGCACTTGACATGTACAATGAGACATCCAATCGATGCGCTCAGTAA